A stretch of Geomonas oryzisoli DNA encodes these proteins:
- the pssA gene encoding CDP-diacylglycerol--serine O-phosphatidyltransferase, protein MRKGIYILPNLFTAGSLFAGFYCMVSTVNGDYRTAALWILASSIFDGLDGKVARLTGTASKFGVEFDSLADVVSFGAAPGLLMYCWALKPFGRLGWLAGFLFLACAALRLARFNVQVETVESKRFVGLPTPAAASMVSATVLFFYHMGWPASYNKLAILVLIYFLALLMVCNVKYYSFKDPSLIKRQPFALLVLAVLLLIVIAAEPVIMLFTIFICYILSGPIGFVITYPRRRRLERAMHRGHEVKKNH, encoded by the coding sequence ATGCGCAAGGGGATCTACATCCTCCCCAACCTGTTCACCGCCGGGAGCCTGTTTGCCGGCTTTTACTGCATGGTGTCCACCGTGAACGGTGATTACCGGACCGCAGCGTTGTGGATCCTCGCCTCGTCCATCTTCGACGGGTTGGACGGCAAGGTGGCGCGCCTGACCGGCACCGCGAGCAAGTTCGGCGTCGAGTTCGACTCCCTGGCCGACGTGGTCTCCTTCGGGGCGGCGCCGGGGCTGCTCATGTACTGCTGGGCCTTGAAGCCGTTCGGGCGTCTGGGATGGCTGGCCGGGTTCCTGTTCCTCGCCTGTGCGGCGCTGAGGCTTGCGCGCTTCAACGTCCAGGTGGAGACGGTGGAGAGCAAGCGTTTCGTCGGCCTCCCCACGCCGGCCGCGGCCAGCATGGTGTCCGCCACGGTGCTCTTCTTCTACCACATGGGGTGGCCCGCATCGTACAACAAGCTCGCCATCCTGGTGCTGATCTACTTCCTGGCCTTGCTTATGGTCTGCAATGTCAAGTACTACTCCTTCAAGGACCCGAGCCTGATCAAGCGGCAGCCCTTCGCCCTCCTGGTGCTGGCGGTGCTGCTCCTCATCGTCATCGCGGCCGAGCCGGTGATCATGCTCTTCACCATTTTCATCTGCTACATTCTCTCCGGTCCGATCGGCTTCGTGATCACCTACCCGCGGCGGCGCCGACTGGAGCGCGCCATGCACCGCGGACACGAGGTGAAGAAGAACCACTGA
- a CDS encoding MXAN_6640 family putative metalloprotease, whose protein sequence is MINLSFVRALCLALLFPAVASAAALDDYYLAKFGQQSPLYKSLEAVSATGAGEADRCRTPLFRRLKRDWKLLESETQKALAKYVTRPTLSGEKTCTPVNGHFTIHYTTTGANAVDTTDNNGNGVPDWVETVAGVFEYVYDVEVNKMGYLAPPDTSYDVYLMDLAPQNVYGYTQNDGAGATSISYPSYIEIDKSFTASAFVNARGGPYAPITSLRITAAHEFHHAIQFAMNAYFDTSYGEMTSTWMEDEVYDSGNQLYIYLDSYLHFTSTIGLDAVGDGGSEYGRWIFNRYLAETQGSRTAIRAVWRELAQNGVPLGATSPDQGIEIPIPPVINTVLQGNLGNNFFGFAKRVVLKNWLSHLTDIARIPSVTPTATFTTTGAVQAPINALPTSYSFAVYKYLPSTINGALEIDFTGLSSSVAVSALEINTLGVTDYPYDPVGQKITVPSFGAGDTVYLVVCNNGGAMGSPVVVSPAFPADNSTVADGAGLGTDGLALDANRLAIPAQSVSSSKSGGGGGCFIATAAYGSYLHPKVAELRAFRDRYLMTNAPGRLFVAAYYRLSPPIAEVIARHEWMKSGVRCLLLPLILAVEHPAAALGLLLLVLGVTLRWGVIFVKGKMQEAAAV, encoded by the coding sequence GTGATCAATCTCAGTTTTGTGCGCGCGCTCTGCCTCGCGCTTCTTTTTCCGGCGGTCGCTTCCGCCGCCGCCCTTGACGATTACTATCTAGCCAAGTTCGGCCAGCAGTCTCCGCTGTACAAGTCTCTGGAGGCCGTGAGCGCCACCGGGGCCGGCGAAGCGGACCGGTGTCGCACGCCTTTGTTCAGGAGACTGAAGAGGGACTGGAAGCTCCTCGAATCGGAAACGCAAAAGGCCCTGGCGAAATACGTGACCAGGCCGACCCTGTCGGGAGAAAAGACCTGCACCCCTGTCAACGGGCACTTCACCATCCATTACACGACGACCGGCGCCAATGCCGTCGACACCACGGACAACAACGGCAACGGTGTTCCCGACTGGGTTGAAACGGTCGCCGGGGTCTTCGAGTACGTCTACGATGTGGAAGTTAACAAGATGGGGTACCTCGCGCCGCCGGATACCAGTTATGACGTCTACCTCATGGATCTCGCTCCCCAGAACGTCTACGGCTACACCCAAAATGACGGCGCCGGCGCTACATCGATTTCCTATCCGAGCTACATCGAGATCGACAAGTCGTTCACCGCATCGGCCTTTGTCAATGCACGCGGCGGCCCGTATGCTCCCATAACCAGCCTGCGCATTACTGCTGCGCATGAGTTCCACCACGCCATCCAGTTCGCCATGAACGCCTATTTCGACACATCCTATGGCGAGATGACCTCCACCTGGATGGAAGACGAAGTCTACGACTCCGGCAACCAGCTTTACATCTACCTTGATTCCTACCTTCACTTTACTTCCACCATCGGGCTTGACGCGGTAGGGGATGGCGGCAGCGAATATGGTCGGTGGATCTTCAACAGGTACCTCGCCGAAACCCAGGGGAGCCGTACCGCCATTCGTGCGGTGTGGAGGGAGCTGGCGCAGAATGGCGTTCCTCTTGGCGCGACGTCTCCCGACCAAGGTATCGAAATACCCATACCTCCCGTGATCAACACCGTGCTGCAAGGCAACCTGGGGAACAACTTCTTCGGTTTTGCCAAGCGCGTGGTGCTGAAAAATTGGCTGAGCCATCTGACTGACATAGCGCGCATACCAAGCGTCACCCCGACGGCGACCTTTACCACGACGGGAGCCGTCCAAGCGCCGATCAACGCACTGCCGACCAGCTATTCTTTCGCGGTGTACAAGTATCTCCCCTCAACCATAAATGGGGCGCTGGAAATAGACTTCACCGGGCTGTCATCCTCAGTCGCCGTTTCCGCACTGGAGATCAACACCCTCGGTGTAACGGATTACCCGTACGACCCCGTGGGACAGAAAATCACGGTTCCATCCTTCGGGGCCGGCGACACGGTCTACCTCGTGGTGTGCAACAACGGCGGCGCCATGGGTAGTCCGGTGGTCGTCTCTCCTGCCTTTCCGGCAGACAACAGCACGGTTGCCGACGGTGCCGGTCTTGGTACCGACGGGCTGGCCCTGGACGCCAACCGGTTGGCCATCCCGGCGCAGAGCGTCAGCAGCTCGAAAAGCGGCGGCGGGGGAGGGTGCTTCATCGCGACCGCGGCCTACGGCAGCTACCTGCATCCCAAGGTGGCCGAACTGCGGGCGTTTCGCGATCGCTACCTCATGACCAACGCTCCAGGCCGGCTCTTCGTGGCCGCATATTACCGGCTGAGCCCGCCCATCGCCGAGGTGATCGCGCGGCACGAGTGGATGAAGAGCGGGGTGCGCTGCCTGCTGCTGCCGCTTATCCTCGCGGTCGAACATCCTGCGGCGGCGTTGGGGCTGCTGCTGTTGGTGCTTGGGGTGACGCTGCGCTGGGGTGTGATTTTCGTGAAGGGGAAGATGCAAGAAGCTGCTGCGGTCTAA
- a CDS encoding 2-isopropylmalate synthase — MNNTEPKTIKIFDTTLRDGEQSPGASMNIEEKLRLAKQLQKLNVDVIEAGFPIASEGDFEAVKKVAQSIKGPEIAGLCRAGFKDIDRAWEALKYAEDKGRIHTFIATSDIHMKYKLQMTPAQVLEAAVKGVKRARSYTANVEFSCEDAVRTDLKFLAEVVGAVIDAGASVVNIPDTVGYTIPFEYFNIIKYLKDNVKNIDDAVISVHCHNDLGLSVANSIAAVQAGAGQVECTINGIGERAGNCSLEEFVMAIRTRGDILPFKTNVATEQLTPASRLLTQVTGIAVQQNKAIVGANAFAHEAGIHQHGMLMDKSTYEIMTPESVGLKASALVLGKHSGRHAFKKRLEELGHDLDEEALNKAFTRFKALADLKKEVYDEDLDAIVADQTKKIDEKYKLSHITVTCGSFAVATATVQMEIDGMQVRTAELGDGPVDATLKAIKKLAKRDAQLLQYNVGSITGGTDALGEVTVRITEGERNPVVGRGSSTDIIEASAKAYIDALNRLYFATDRDVESL; from the coding sequence GTGAACAACACGGAACCGAAGACCATCAAGATCTTTGACACCACACTCAGAGACGGGGAGCAGTCCCCGGGCGCCAGCATGAACATCGAGGAGAAACTCCGCCTTGCCAAGCAGCTCCAGAAACTGAACGTGGACGTCATCGAGGCGGGTTTCCCGATCGCCTCCGAGGGGGATTTTGAGGCGGTGAAAAAGGTGGCCCAGTCCATCAAGGGGCCGGAGATCGCCGGCCTTTGCCGCGCCGGTTTCAAGGACATCGATCGCGCCTGGGAGGCCCTGAAGTACGCCGAAGACAAGGGGCGCATCCACACCTTCATCGCCACCTCCGACATCCACATGAAGTACAAGCTGCAGATGACCCCGGCCCAGGTGCTGGAGGCGGCGGTAAAAGGGGTGAAGAGGGCTCGCTCCTACACCGCGAACGTCGAGTTCTCCTGCGAGGACGCCGTGCGCACCGATCTCAAGTTCCTGGCCGAGGTGGTGGGGGCCGTCATCGATGCGGGCGCCAGCGTGGTAAACATCCCCGACACCGTCGGCTACACCATCCCCTTCGAGTACTTCAACATCATCAAGTACCTGAAGGACAACGTGAAGAACATCGATGACGCAGTCATCTCCGTGCATTGCCACAACGACCTCGGGTTGTCCGTGGCGAACTCCATCGCCGCGGTCCAGGCGGGCGCGGGGCAGGTCGAGTGCACCATCAACGGCATCGGTGAGCGCGCCGGCAACTGCTCCCTCGAGGAGTTCGTCATGGCCATCAGGACCCGCGGCGACATCCTCCCCTTCAAGACCAACGTGGCCACCGAGCAGCTCACCCCGGCCAGCCGTCTGCTCACCCAGGTGACCGGCATCGCGGTGCAGCAGAACAAGGCCATCGTCGGCGCCAACGCCTTCGCCCACGAGGCGGGCATCCACCAGCACGGCATGCTGATGGACAAGTCGACCTACGAGATCATGACCCCGGAGTCGGTAGGCCTCAAGGCGAGCGCCCTGGTGCTGGGCAAGCACTCCGGCCGCCACGCCTTCAAGAAGAGACTCGAGGAGTTGGGGCACGATCTGGACGAGGAAGCGCTGAACAAGGCCTTCACCCGCTTCAAGGCTCTCGCCGACCTGAAAAAGGAGGTCTACGACGAGGACCTGGACGCCATCGTCGCCGACCAGACCAAGAAGATCGACGAGAAGTACAAGCTCTCCCACATCACCGTGACCTGCGGGTCCTTCGCCGTAGCTACCGCCACCGTGCAGATGGAGATCGACGGCATGCAGGTGCGCACCGCGGAGCTGGGCGACGGCCCGGTCGACGCGACCTTGAAGGCGATCAAGAAGCTCGCCAAGCGCGACGCGCAGCTTCTGCAGTACAACGTCGGCTCCATCACCGGCGGCACCGATGCGCTCGGTGAAGTCACCGTCCGCATCACCGAAGGTGAGCGCAATCCCGTGGTCGGCCGCGGTTCCTCCACCGATATCATCGAGGCCTCCGCCAAGGCCTACATCGACGCCCTGAACCGGCTCTACTTCGCCACCGACCGCGACGTCGAGTCGCTTTAA
- a CDS encoding cold-shock protein has protein sequence MAQGKVKWFNDAKGFGFIEQENGEDVFVHFSAITGEGFKSLAEGESVSFDVTNGPKGLQAANVKKLG, from the coding sequence ATGGCACAGGGCAAGGTTAAATGGTTCAACGACGCGAAAGGATTCGGCTTCATCGAGCAGGAGAACGGCGAGGACGTGTTCGTGCACTTCTCCGCCATCACCGGGGAAGGCTTCAAGTCCCTGGCTGAAGGGGAGTCTGTCTCCTTTGACGTGACCAACGGTCCGAAAGGTCTGCAGGCCGCCAACGTCAAGAAGCTGGGCTAA
- a CDS encoding carboxypeptidase-like regulatory domain-containing protein: MPSSLRFCVVALTLGLTCLTAHAFAKKPIELWSFFYFNGTAFVAGRPEPLSPFVAVRDGFVPVVETREERIKEVKLHEGTGALVGICYVQSYGGKLKPARGFHPVPMQEIAITAADGQSAIPVQTDGNGYFVSELPAGSYRVGNQQVEVRVDNGKTNFIPVRVGKRMVD, encoded by the coding sequence ATGCCCAGTAGCCTCCGCTTTTGTGTTGTCGCTTTGACTTTAGGCCTTACCTGCCTGACTGCTCATGCCTTCGCGAAGAAGCCGATAGAGCTCTGGTCCTTCTTCTACTTCAACGGCACGGCGTTCGTGGCCGGAAGGCCTGAACCGCTGTCCCCCTTCGTCGCCGTGAGAGACGGGTTCGTGCCGGTGGTCGAGACGAGGGAGGAGCGGATCAAGGAAGTGAAACTGCATGAAGGAACGGGCGCCTTGGTCGGCATCTGTTACGTACAGTCGTACGGCGGCAAGCTCAAGCCCGCACGCGGCTTTCATCCGGTGCCCATGCAGGAGATCGCCATTACGGCGGCGGACGGGCAGTCGGCGATACCGGTTCAGACCGACGGCAACGGTTATTTCGTCAGCGAGCTTCCGGCCGGGAGCTACAGGGTTGGTAACCAGCAGGTTGAGGTTCGGGTCGACAACGGCAAGACCAATTTCATCCCCGTGCGCGTGGGGAAAAGGATGGTGGATTAG
- the ilvB gene encoding biosynthetic-type acetolactate synthase large subunit, which produces MKLNGARILLECLKREGVDTIFGYPGGTVINLYDELFSFKEIRHILPRHEQAGVHAADGYARATGKVGVAIATSGPGATNTITGIATAYMDSIPMVIITGQVPTALIGNDAFQEADIIGITRPCTKHNFLVKDVKDLATIMKKAFYIARTGRPGPVVVDLPKDVQIAQTEFHYPESVEIRGYKPTVEGHPKQIEKAVGMIMQAKKPVIYVGGGVILANAAAELVALAKRLGIPVTTTLMGLGAYPENDPHSLGLLGMHGTYYANMAVSHCDMLIAIGARFDDRVTGKIASFAPHAKIVHVDVDPTSIKKNVRVDLPIVGDVRDVLVKMLKVADEIGPDAKACQAALAPWIAEIDEWKAKHPMTYKQSTSVIKPQYVIQRLRALSDPDAIVATDVGQHQMWTAQFFGFTAPRTLLSSGGLGTMGFGLPAAMGAQAGFPERQVMVVCGDGGFQMNMQELATIVQNRLNVKIVILNNNFLGMVRQWQELFFDKRYSSTCMELPIDFIKLAEAFGATGLQATKVEEVDEVIKKGFATNGPVLMEFKVAREEKVLPMVPAGASLTEMVLAS; this is translated from the coding sequence ATGAAGCTGAACGGAGCACGCATCCTGCTGGAGTGTCTCAAACGGGAGGGGGTCGATACGATCTTCGGTTATCCCGGGGGGACCGTCATCAACCTCTACGACGAGCTCTTCTCGTTCAAGGAGATCAGGCACATCCTGCCCAGGCACGAGCAGGCCGGCGTCCACGCCGCCGACGGCTACGCCCGCGCGACGGGCAAGGTCGGTGTCGCCATCGCCACCTCGGGGCCCGGCGCCACCAACACCATCACCGGCATCGCCACCGCCTACATGGACTCCATCCCGATGGTGATCATCACGGGGCAGGTCCCCACGGCGCTCATCGGCAACGACGCCTTCCAGGAAGCCGACATCATCGGCATCACCCGTCCCTGCACCAAGCACAACTTCCTGGTGAAGGACGTCAAAGACCTCGCCACCATCATGAAGAAGGCGTTCTACATCGCCCGCACCGGCCGTCCCGGCCCGGTCGTGGTCGACCTCCCCAAGGACGTCCAGATCGCCCAGACCGAGTTCCACTACCCCGAAAGCGTCGAGATCCGCGGCTACAAGCCGACCGTCGAGGGGCACCCGAAGCAGATCGAGAAGGCGGTCGGCATGATCATGCAGGCGAAAAAGCCGGTGATCTACGTGGGGGGCGGCGTCATCCTCGCAAACGCGGCGGCGGAACTGGTCGCACTCGCGAAGCGCCTCGGGATCCCGGTCACCACTACCCTCATGGGGCTTGGGGCCTACCCGGAAAACGATCCGCATTCGCTGGGGCTTTTGGGCATGCACGGCACCTATTACGCCAACATGGCCGTGTCGCACTGCGACATGCTGATCGCCATCGGCGCGCGCTTCGATGACCGCGTCACCGGCAAGATCGCCTCGTTCGCGCCGCACGCGAAGATCGTTCACGTCGACGTAGACCCCACCTCGATCAAGAAGAACGTCCGCGTCGACCTCCCCATCGTGGGCGATGTCCGCGACGTCCTCGTGAAGATGCTGAAGGTCGCCGACGAGATCGGCCCCGATGCAAAGGCCTGCCAGGCGGCACTCGCCCCCTGGATCGCCGAGATCGACGAGTGGAAGGCGAAGCACCCGATGACCTACAAGCAGTCCACCTCGGTGATCAAGCCGCAGTACGTGATCCAGAGGCTGCGTGCCCTGTCCGACCCGGACGCCATCGTGGCCACCGACGTCGGTCAGCACCAGATGTGGACCGCCCAGTTCTTCGGCTTCACCGCGCCGAGGACGCTCCTTTCCTCCGGCGGCCTTGGCACCATGGGCTTTGGCCTTCCGGCGGCCATGGGTGCGCAGGCGGGCTTCCCGGAGCGCCAGGTCATGGTGGTCTGCGGCGACGGCGGCTTCCAGATGAACATGCAGGAACTCGCCACCATCGTGCAGAACCGTCTCAACGTAAAGATCGTCATTCTCAACAACAACTTCCTGGGCATGGTACGCCAGTGGCAGGAGCTCTTCTTCGACAAGCGCTACTCCTCGACCTGCATGGAACTTCCCATCGACTTCATCAAGCTCGCCGAGGCCTTCGGCGCCACCGGCCTGCAGGCCACCAAGGTGGAAGAGGTCGACGAGGTCATCAAGAAAGGGTTCGCCACCAACGGCCCCGTACTGATGGAGTTCAAGGTCGCGCGCGAGGAGAAGGTGCTGCCGATGGTCCCGGCCGGCGCCTCGCTGACCGAGATGGTGTTGGCGTCGTAG
- the ilvD gene encoding dihydroxy-acid dehydratase has product MRSDMITQGLERTPHRALLKGTGLPQSEMGKPFIGIATSFTDLIPGHVGMRDLERFIEKGVHTGGGYSFFFGIPGVCDGISMGHKGMHYSLPTRELIADMVESVAEAHRLDGLVLLTNCDKITPGMLMAAARLDIPCIVVTAGPMMSGRGDAGRKYSFVTDTFEAMARYKAGVIDDAELARCEENACPGMGSCQGLFTANTMAILTETMGMSLPRCGTALAVSALKRRIAFASGERIVDLVRENVTPRSILTREAFENAIRVDLALGGSSNTVLHLLAIANEAGVELPLNTFDILSKSTPQIASMNPAGEHFMEDLDAAGGVAGVMKQLGDKIHDCPTLMGLSTKEIVASLKGVDDTVIRPVDAPVKKEGGIAVLFGNIAPQGAVVKQSGVGEKMMQFTGTARCFDSEDIAMAAIMEGRIKSGDVVVIRYEGPKGGPGMREMLAPTAAIMGLGLGDSVALITDGRFSGGTRGPCIGHISPEAAVGGPIALVEDGDRIELDIPSRSLKLLVSDEELAERRSRWVAPEPKIKKGWLARYAKVVTSAHTGAITTAE; this is encoded by the coding sequence ATGCGTAGCGACATGATCACCCAAGGGCTGGAGCGCACCCCGCACCGCGCCCTTTTGAAAGGAACCGGCCTGCCGCAAAGCGAGATGGGGAAACCCTTCATCGGCATAGCCACCAGCTTCACCGATCTCATCCCCGGTCACGTCGGGATGCGCGATCTCGAGCGTTTCATCGAGAAGGGGGTTCACACCGGCGGTGGCTACTCCTTCTTCTTCGGCATCCCCGGCGTCTGCGACGGCATCTCCATGGGGCACAAGGGGATGCACTACTCCCTCCCCACCCGCGAGCTGATCGCGGACATGGTCGAGTCCGTGGCCGAGGCACACCGCCTGGACGGCCTGGTGCTTTTGACCAACTGCGACAAGATCACCCCGGGCATGCTCATGGCGGCGGCCCGTCTGGACATCCCCTGCATCGTGGTCACCGCAGGTCCCATGATGAGCGGCCGCGGCGACGCGGGCAGGAAGTACTCCTTCGTCACCGACACCTTCGAGGCGATGGCGCGCTACAAGGCGGGCGTCATCGACGACGCGGAGTTGGCCCGCTGCGAGGAAAACGCCTGCCCGGGCATGGGCTCCTGTCAGGGGCTCTTCACCGCCAACACCATGGCCATCCTCACCGAGACCATGGGGATGAGTCTGCCGCGCTGCGGCACGGCACTCGCCGTTTCCGCGCTGAAGCGCCGCATCGCCTTCGCCTCCGGCGAGCGCATCGTTGACCTCGTGCGCGAGAACGTCACCCCGCGCTCCATCCTGACCCGCGAGGCGTTCGAGAACGCCATCAGGGTCGACCTGGCGCTGGGCGGCTCCTCCAACACCGTGCTGCATCTCCTCGCCATCGCCAACGAGGCCGGCGTGGAGCTGCCGCTCAATACCTTCGACATCCTCTCCAAGTCGACCCCGCAGATCGCCTCGATGAACCCGGCCGGCGAGCACTTCATGGAGGACCTCGACGCCGCAGGCGGCGTGGCCGGCGTCATGAAGCAGCTGGGCGACAAGATCCACGACTGCCCGACCCTCATGGGACTCTCCACCAAGGAGATCGTGGCGAGCCTGAAAGGGGTGGACGACACCGTGATCCGCCCGGTGGACGCGCCGGTCAAGAAGGAGGGGGGCATCGCCGTCCTCTTCGGCAACATCGCTCCCCAGGGCGCCGTGGTCAAGCAGTCCGGCGTGGGCGAGAAGATGATGCAGTTCACCGGCACCGCGCGCTGCTTCGATTCCGAAGACATCGCCATGGCGGCCATCATGGAAGGGCGCATCAAGAGCGGCGACGTGGTGGTGATCCGCTACGAAGGTCCCAAGGGCGGCCCGGGCATGAGGGAGATGCTGGCCCCCACCGCCGCGATCATGGGCCTTGGCCTTGGCGACTCGGTCGCCCTCATCACCGACGGCCGCTTCTCCGGCGGCACCCGCGGCCCCTGCATCGGCCACATCTCTCCGGAGGCGGCGGTGGGCGGTCCCATCGCCCTCGTCGAAGACGGCGACCGGATCGAACTCGATATTCCGTCCCGTTCCCTGAAGCTCCTCGTGAGCGACGAGGAGCTGGCCGAGCGGCGTTCCCGCTGGGTCGCGCCCGAGCCGAAGATCAAGAAGGGTTGGCTCGCCCGCTATGCTAAGGTGGTCACTTCCGCCCACACCGGCGCCATTACCACCGCTGAATAA
- the ilvN gene encoding acetolactate synthase small subunit, producing MRHTIAVLVENEFGVLSRVVGLFSGRGFNIDSLTVAPTNDEALSRITLVTRGDEQIIEQITKQLNKLIDVIKVIDFEPEHAIEREMVLVKVSAEEQSRAEVLRIADIFRAKVIDVTPKSYTLEATGAPAKVSAMVELLRPLGLKELVSTGPVVIGRGAKAWKG from the coding sequence ATGAGACATACGATAGCAGTTCTGGTCGAGAACGAGTTCGGCGTTCTCTCCCGCGTGGTCGGACTTTTTTCCGGACGCGGCTTTAACATAGATTCGCTCACCGTGGCCCCCACCAACGACGAGGCCCTCTCCCGCATCACCCTGGTGACCCGCGGCGACGAGCAGATCATCGAGCAGATCACCAAGCAGCTCAACAAGCTGATCGACGTGATCAAGGTGATCGACTTCGAACCGGAGCACGCCATCGAGCGCGAGATGGTGCTGGTCAAGGTTTCCGCGGAGGAGCAAAGCCGCGCCGAGGTGCTGAGGATCGCCGACATCTTCCGCGCCAAGGTCATCGACGTGACCCCGAAGTCCTACACCCTGGAGGCGACCGGCGCCCCGGCCAAGGTAAGCGCCATGGTGGAGCTGCTGCGGCCGCTGGGACTTAAGGAGCTGGTCAGCACCGGGCCCGTTGTCATCGGCCGCGGCGCCAAGGCCTGGAAGGGGTAG
- a CDS encoding phosphatidylserine decarboxylase family protein → MRNTNTPVAVEGYPFIAGFAAVAALLALLGQFLHFGFFIPAALFVLLALFSVFFFRNPERVTPPGEDVVVAPADGEVIFLGKVIEPHTGAEMEKISIFMSVFSVHINRAPITSKVIDSFYNKGKFYDVRDERATFENEQQGLVLESATGLRMVVVQVAGLIARRIICYAKVGDQLTRGRRYGLIRFGSRLDVYLPLGTRIDVAMNQMTVAGETVLGKLP, encoded by the coding sequence ATGCGCAACACAAATACCCCCGTCGCAGTCGAGGGGTACCCGTTCATCGCCGGTTTCGCCGCAGTCGCGGCCCTGCTGGCGCTGCTTGGTCAGTTCCTGCATTTCGGCTTTTTCATCCCCGCGGCACTGTTCGTGTTGCTCGCCCTGTTCTCCGTCTTCTTCTTCAGAAACCCCGAACGCGTCACTCCCCCGGGTGAAGACGTGGTGGTGGCTCCCGCCGACGGCGAAGTGATTTTCCTCGGCAAGGTGATAGAGCCCCACACCGGCGCCGAGATGGAGAAGATCAGCATCTTCATGTCCGTCTTCAGCGTGCACATAAACCGCGCTCCCATTACCAGCAAGGTCATCGACTCCTTCTACAACAAGGGGAAGTTCTACGATGTGCGTGACGAGCGCGCGACCTTCGAGAACGAGCAGCAGGGGCTGGTGCTGGAATCGGCAACCGGCTTACGGATGGTGGTGGTGCAGGTTGCCGGGTTGATCGCACGCCGCATCATCTGCTACGCCAAGGTGGGGGATCAACTGACCCGCGGGCGCCGCTACGGCCTGATCCGGTTCGGCTCGCGGCTGGACGTGTACCTGCCGCTGGGGACGCGGATAGACGTTGCCATGAACCAGATGACCGTTGCCGGTGAAACCGTACTGGGGAAACTGCCGTGA